The sequence GGGAAAGTCAATTCCGGCAGTCTCCACCCCTCACAGCATGGCCCGAAAATGCCCAGCCGCCCCTACAGCCGCAACCGGCGCGAACACCTGAAGAACCTGCGCAAGTCGCGCAAGGGACAGGCGGTCGAGACCAACCGACGCACCCTGAGTGCGGCTGCGCCGCGACGGGGCAAGCCGCTGGTGACGCTCAAGGGCCTTCTTACCAGCCTGGCCCTCGTGGCCGCGCTGGCCGTGCTGGTGCTGTTCATGACCTCGGCCTGGCTGCAGTACCGCGAGAGCGCCCTGGCCCAGAAAGCCAGCCAGGAGCAGGCCGCCCAGGCTGTCGTGCCGGGGCAGAACCTGGCCCTGCCGCCGGTCGACCCGGCCACGGTGGAGGTGCGGGTCCTGAACGGCTGCGGCGAGCCGGGGGCCGGGCGCGATATGACCACCCGTTTGCGCGACCTGCGCTTCGATGTGGTCAGCGCGGCCAACGCTGATAATTTCGACTACGAGAACACCCTGGTGGTGAACCACACCGAGCGCCCCGAGGTGGGCCTGGCCGTGGCCAACTCCCTGGGCTGCACCCACCTGACCAGCCAGCCGGATGAGATGGCCCTGGTGGATGTCACCGTGATCCTCGGCCGCGACTGGTCGAGCTATGTCACTCCCCCACAGCCGGAAACTCCCCCCCCGGTAACCATCAAGAGCATTGTGGCACGCGCGCGTTCTATAATCGGACTACAATAGATTTCACAGATGACGGGAGAAACCAGCATGGACCGCAAGCCGGTGGTGGTGATCGGCAGCTCGAACATGGACCTGGTGATCAAATCCGGCCGTATCCCCAGGCCGGGCGAGACTATCCTTGGCGGCGAGTTCGCCATGATCGCCGGGGGCAAGGGCGCCAATCAGGCCGTGGCCGCGGCCCGTCTGGGCGCCCAGGTGTATTTTGTGGCCCGGGTGGGAAAGGACGCTTTCGGGGCCAAAATGCTGGAGAATTTCACGCGGGACGGTATCCGCACGGACTACGTGGTGCAGGATGAGAG comes from bacterium and encodes:
- a CDS encoding LytR C-terminal domain-containing protein, whose amino-acid sequence is MPSRPYSRNRREHLKNLRKSRKGQAVETNRRTLSAAAPRRGKPLVTLKGLLTSLALVAALAVLVLFMTSAWLQYRESALAQKASQEQAAQAVVPGQNLALPPVDPATVEVRVLNGCGEPGAGRDMTTRLRDLRFDVVSAANADNFDYENTLVVNHTERPEVGLAVANSLGCTHLTSQPDEMALVDVTVILGRDWSSYVTPPQPETPPPVTIKSIVARARSIIGLQ